A region from the Salvelinus fontinalis isolate EN_2023a chromosome 23, ASM2944872v1, whole genome shotgun sequence genome encodes:
- the nyx gene encoding nyctalopin — protein sequence MTTPWKVLLYDPHKTFLKKKIFVNINKPLLSLVFSFSYLPLYLHHSSICISPLFSYFFLSYPLLLPLVSVLCLFPQAALALWACARSCPASCTCTLEKSCSVLCDRSGLPDLPREFPCEASSINLDKNSLKFLSERAFGTLPSLRSLSLDHNNISFITPGAFKGLPNLVELKMAHNEYIRYLHTRTFTGLKRLVRLDVADCNLFNMPDRIFLENYALKELFCFQNNFRRIPGAFRGMENLTHVYLERNKIEAVAYNSLLGLGNLRYLNLQENRINVIHDQSFQDLLRLENFYLNDNLLSELPRVAFKGLSRLKMLNLGGNQLTNISKTWFSDLVELEVLYLDRNRLVYIEEGSFENLTSLITLHLNSNNLSSLPFPVFQPVYFIGRLYLFRNPWECDCSLEYLKEWMESYKLVRDIPCASPSSVVGLDLSEVVFARVNGSCLDPGELNLTTMSSEILSTTENRFNSLISKLLQQELREEVGNGTESLRNGTLLDPAEGLSAGIKGADVSQSLVSLLVIWCVFWMTIGQLDVDFLFGHVTGT from the exons atgaccactcCATGGAAAGTTCTactctatgacccccacaagacttttctgaag AAAAAGATCtttgtaaatataaacaaaccTCTGCTTTCTCTTGTTTTCTCATTCTCTTACCTTCCCCTCTATCTCCATCACTCCTCCATATGTATCTCTCCTTTATTCTcttatttctttctctcttatcctcttctcctccctctagtCTCTGTCCTGTGCCTGTTTCCCCAGGCTGCGCTGGCTCTGTGGGCGTGCGCACGCTCTTGCCCAGCCTCTTGCACGTGCACGCTGGAGAAGAGCTGCAGTGTGTTGTGTGACCGCTCGGGCCTACCCGACCTGCCCCGGGAGTTCCCCTGTGAAGCGTCCTCCATCAACCTGGACAAGAACAGCCTTAAGTTCCTGTCTGAGAGGGCCTTTGGTACCCTGCCGTCCCTCAGGTCCCTGTCCCTGGACCACAACAACATCTCCTTCATCACCCCTGGGGCCTTCAAG GGTCTGCCCAACCTAGTGGAACTGAAGATGGCCCACAATGAGTACATCCGTTACCTCCACACCCGCACCTTCACCGGGCTCAAACGCCTGGTCCGACTGGACGTGGCCGACTGTAACCTCTTCAACATGCCCGACCGGATCTTTCTAGAAAATTATGCTCTGAAGGAACTCTTCTGCTTCCAGAACAACTTCCGAAGGATTCCTGGAGCGTTCCGTGGGATGGAGAACCTGACCCACGTCTACCTGGAGCGGAACAAGATCGAGGCGGTGGCATATAACTCTCTCCTGGGCCTGGGGAACCTCag GTACTTGAACCTCCAGGAGAACCGCATCAACGTGATCCACGACCAGTCCTTTCAGGACCTCCTGCGCCTGGAGAACTTCTACCTCAACGACAACCTGCTGTCTGAGCTGCCTCGGGTGGCCTTCAAGGGCCTTAGCCGCCTCAAGATGCTCAACCTGGGGGGAAACCAGCTCACCAACATCTCCAAGACCTGGTTCAGCGACCTGGTGGAGCTGGAGGTCCTCTACCTGGACCGCAACCGCCTGGTCTATATCGAGGAGGGCTCCTTTGAGAACCTGACCAGTCTGATCACCCTCCACCTCAACAGCAACAACCTCAGCTCCCTGCCCTTCCCCGTCTTCCAGCCTGTCTACTTCATCGGACGCCTCTACCTCTTCAGGAACCCCTGGGAATGTGACTGCTCTCTGGAGTATCTTAAGGAGTGGATGGAGAGTTATAAGTTGGTCCGGGACATCCCCTGCGCCTCCCCGTCCTCCGTGGTCGGCCTGGATCTGAGCGAGGTAGTCTTCGCCAGGGTGAATGGGTCGTGCCTGGATCCAGGGGAGCTGAATCTGACCACGATGTCTTCGGAGATCCTCTCGACCACGGAGAACCGTTTCAACAGCCTGATCTCCAAGCTGCTACAGCAGGAGCTCAGGGAAGAGGTGGGGAACGGGACGGAGAGCCTGAGGAACGGGACCCTGCTGGACCCCGCAGAGGGACTCAGCGCTGGGATCAAAGGGGCAGACGTCAGCCAATCACTGGTCTCATTGTTGGTGATATGGTGTGTCTTCTGGATGACGATTGGCCAATTGGATGTGGATTTCCTGTTTGGGCATGTGACTGGGACCTGA